The Lentisphaera araneosa HTCC2155 DNA window AGCAAAGCTTTTTGGTGAGGAGATACGCTTAATGTCGAGTGGTAAGAATTGGTTTTATTTAACAAAAAAGACTTATAAAAACTTTATACTTGAGTTGGAAGTAAAAATGCCCGATGTGAAAGAGCTTTCAAATTCTGGGGTAATTTTTCGTGCTCAAATAAAAAAAGATGAATCCGGTTCTGTAGCTGTTGGCTACCAAGCTGAAGTGGATACCTCTAGTCGAAAATGGAGTGGTGGTCTTTATGATCAAGGGCGAAGAGCTTGGCTTCACCCTAAGCATAAGAAACGCTCTAATCCTGATTCTGATTTCAAAAATAACTACAGTCCAGAGTGGACCGCAGAGCGATCTAGTGCATATAAGCACTTAGAGTGGAATAAATACCGCATAGAATGTCGTGGTAGCGATATAAAGATTTTTGTTAACGATATTCTCACTACTCACGTTATGGATGTTAAAGATTCAGAGGGCTATATAGGTCTTCAGCATCACGGAAGTGAACTGTTTAGGAGCTCTGGTGATCGCTCGAATACGGTTAGATTCCGCAAATTAAAGCTGAGAGAGCTAGAGTAGATATAGATTATTTCTGACGCTGGCTCTTTATGAGTCTTTGTTTGTTTAGAAGGGGGCTACAGGAAGGGGCATTTTATAAATGGTCTCATTGCTAAAAGAGGTATACCCAATTGTCCTATTTAGGTGCTGAACTGACGGCG harbors:
- a CDS encoding 3-keto-disaccharide hydrolase: MKNLIKTKLLCTLTVIFFNICAHSQVANGVDSPASTPQLGLLTKWDLSAWQNIYPHGEAKLFGEEIRLMSSGKNWFYLTKKTYKNFILELEVKMPDVKELSNSGVIFRAQIKKDESGSVAVGYQAEVDTSSRKWSGGLYDQGRRAWLHPKHKKRSNPDSDFKNNYSPEWTAERSSAYKHLEWNKYRIECRGSDIKIFVNDILTTHVMDVKDSEGYIGLQHHGSELFRSSGDRSNTVRFRKLKLRELE